The segment tcttcaactacaccatcataaacgtgcattgtctacacgaaggtagacccgacgacaagaaggaagcgttctatgcgcagctggaggcaacgaacgacagctgctcatgctcacgacgggacatgaagatcgtcatcggggatatgaatgcctaggtcggcagggaagcaatgtatttagctttttacgagccataatggcggacggggttcgtaatatttggacagcatttttggcatttcctaaatacatcgcacgttttctttccgtacgtttctttagttttaccgtgaacccCGCGAACGTacagaaagaaaacgtgcgatgtatttagcaaatgtcaaaaatgctgttcaaatattacgaacacaaattATGAGGTCCGCAATAACGTCTCCTAGACCTGTGATCGAGTCAAATAGCCTGCACGAACCCacgccagcgatgcatcaactttgcagcttcccgaggcttggtgaccagaagcactttctttccccacaaagatatctacCTGTCCAACGAACttcaaaccaaatcgaccatattctcatcgagggccggttttttttttcgaacatcaccaatgtacgctccctacggggtgcggacaTCGACTCGGACCTAgcagcagtacacgtgcgcttaaaactaccgacggtttatacctcgcgataaGGCCTCCCACGCTTACACATTCGGCAgtcaacccgccagttgccgaaaactacgcttACTGGATGAGCTCTACCTTCCTccgtggagctagatgctttaACCCTCGacaacggatggagtatgatacgctcggccgtcaacgaggacTCAACCGTgctgctaggagtggaaacttCGAGTGGACGAAATGATTGGTGTGTCTAAGGAGGAGTGTTAGAAGCAGAAGCCAGTCAGATCATCCAAAACTTAGCAACCTATATGTAAAACTATATGGAATAAATTTTCTTCGCTTCAGTTTTATCCACTAACCAGTGTAGTTCGTTTACGGCTGTTGCTATTAATTCTTCATGTGGCATCCTACAGCCTCGAAACGAGGACGATGAAGAAGAGTTACCTTTGCCGAGGTATCTTTCACCGTAAGATCCTATAATCTAGACAGTAAACTGAAGAATACAGAGTTCGcaggcaccatttgttcgttgacttcaaagccgcatatgataccatcgaccggaaagagctgtgGAATACCATTGacaagaacagcttccccaggaagcccatcaaattgattcaatctacgatgggtATACAGTGCTGTCTtcgaatttcgggtggattgtcaagttcattcgaattacatagagggcttcgtcaaaatGATGGTTTCTAATGCCTGCTGTTGAATATagtgctacaaggtgttatgaaccgacgGTGTTAtgacgaatttatctaccttggCTTACTGGTAACGGCAGGCAATGACTCCAGGGCTTCCCAAGCTATTGTGGCCGAGCAgtctaagcccccgtacaaagtgcaccatgTACaagacgctaattagaccggttgttctctacggccATGAAacttggacaatgctcgaggaccTGCGAATGCtaggaacgatcttcggtggtgTACAGGAAAACGGGGTatagaggcgaagaatgaaccataaACTTGCAccgctctatggcgaacccagtatccaaaacgtggctaaagctggacggatacgatgggtagggcatgttgcaagaatgctgaacaactaccctgcaaatatTGTGTTTGCCTCAGATCCGGTAAGAACAatacgaccaggagcgcagcgagcaacatggttagaccaggtggagcgaaatcTGGCGGAGAATGCTCGGTCTTCGAAGAATTGGAGAGCAGTAGCTCACAACCGAGTAaataggaaattttttttttcatcaggctttgtcttagaaaGGCAAACCAGCTAAGTAAGGTAACTAAAGAATGCAATGCagtgtagggtaaccaacgtattttggaccccctcagcagctgtatataatttggacacttacagcaaaatcaaatgcaagtgtccaaattatgtacagctgctgatggggtccaaaataggttggttaccctaggcGCATAAACCACGGGTTATATCAGGCTTGCTGTCGGTTGCCCTTAAGCGAATGGAAAACGGCAGGCTAGCGGCGAGAATTCTTGATGAACAGCTAGCAAAGACTCAATAAAGAACCGACCTTATTCTTAAAGTGAAGCTTTTCAACTCGAGCTCCAGCGCTTACTGATCTCAGTTGGGTTTGTTTGGATCTCAATATGCAACCTGTGACACTAGGCTCGCCGCCCATTCGAAAATGTAGTATCTATGATCAGACAGCGAAGCTTCGTCCGACACGTGCCGGTTTCGTATTTTCTCAGAAATTTACTGGACTGCACTAAGTCAGGTTGAAGATTTCTTGCCTGATGGCATTTATAAATGTTGGTTTATTGGCCCTATTAGTAAAATCGATATTGTTTGACGAGAAAAATTCTAGAAGACACTcacctcgattgttgatgtGCTACCTCACAAGGTATGACGAGCTTTGACATCGCAGCCGATGATAATCTTTAATGACTTCTTTGCAGTATTTGACAAAAGCCGCAATATCTTGAATGGACACTTCAAGAACGTCATCAGGAAAGTAAGCCAATACTACGATAATGTCTGATTTTCCCCTCGTTTTCCgtctcgtttgatgaactctgtCAATAGAATTTAATTACTGTTTGGGTTGGCTAAAACAGCAGCTCTCAGTGAGTTATACTTGTCTTCACAGAATAACTTACATGTTACAAGTTTGTAAACCCACGGCTCTTAAATCGGAGCCAGGTTAACAGCCTCCTAGAAAGTACGTCCAATGTTGCTTTCGCATGATGGAGGTTTATCTGCAACGCCCTTgtattatacatttttattaattttcttcTCTAGGTCTAGGCCCCATGtaggcagggatgccacatataattctgtgttttttgttggaaaaatctgacaatctgtacggcgaagaaaaatatctgtgcaaaaatctgtccaatgcaaaacaatgagagtgaaagagatagaaagtcattttgctgactatttccgtctcttacactctcatgtaaaaactcaaaaatctgtttaatctgtgtaatttggcgcaAATCTGTaatctatgcatacagattctgtacaggcgatttctttcaaatatctgttaaacacagaataatctgtgcatgtggcaaccctgcatgTAGGTCGCAGTTTTCTTTTTACTAGTACTCGGACTCGCTTTGGATTGGGAGGAAGCCTTGCCCCCTGTGCCAAACTTAGAACTGAGACCCACGAAAGTGTTTCGATTTTCAAAATAcatattaaagttaaatttattttccattacatCAACAACTTATAGGTAACAAAATCCTGTTTAAAGTGAACATTTGCTCCATTTTTCTCCGTCACGTTTCAGTGCTTCGTTCTCAGGACCCAGTATACTTATTCCTACCGTCTTACCGGTCGACGGCTTTAGATAGCGATTGCTTACTTCCGTGAGTTGTTCTCGGTTAACGGACAACACCGCTTCCCGGTGCTTTTCAAATATTTGCTCGCTTATCCCGTGTCGGAACAAATCCATACCGCGATCAATAGGTGCAATCGGTACATCCAGCTGCTGGAGCACACCAAGTTTGGCTTCGAACAGGGTTTGTTCGTCCATATTGGACAGCGATTGTTTAGCCCACTGGTGAGCGGCATCGAATACGTCCAGCGTACCTCGTGAGTTGGGGTCCCGATAACTGAAGAAATTGAATAACCCGTCAGAGCTAACCTTTGCTCCCGCCCCGTAGGCGCCGTTTTGTTCGCGTACAACCGGTAACAGGTACTTGACTGACAAAAACTTTGCCAGTACCTTGAGTGGTGCATAGTCCGAGTGAGAATAGGGCACCGTCACGATTGATTTAGCGCAGTAATTGATAGGAATGTTCATCACAGTATGCCGATGGTTAGCCGGTGTAGCGAGTGGTTTGGAAACGTTGAATGTCGTTTTTCCATGTAGTCTGGGTGGTATATTACTAATGAATCGGTTATATTCTGCGAGAATTTTCGTTTCACTATCAAGTCCATAATTTAGTGCACATCGCAAGTGGGATTTACGGAAGAGGGTGTCCGCGACTGAGCGAAGCTTCTCGAAAATCTTTTCTGGACTGTTATTTTTCGAGAGCTCTTTCATGAACGATATATGTTCGATGCCCATGAGCTGCTCGCGAAGCCGCCCCGACTCGGTGACTAGTCCGTTCGCATTTTGCATAGCATACAAATGACCTGACTGTGCGATGCCTACCGACAGTTCCGACAGGTAATTTTCCAGCAACATTTCAAATCGAGAAACATCCGTCAGGTCCATCTCGGTCAGGATTTGTTGCAAGATGTTAAACATTTCAGAAACATTTTCGTTCAATGCATACGTCCCAAATAAGACACCAAACTCGTACTGGCCGTTATCATTAATGTCTTCCACTAGATGTGtgcttaaataaaaataatcataTTATACATTGAACAATAATCATCAAAGAAGTAATACCTGAAATGGATGCCAGCAGTTTTTGAGTTTATTAACTGATCAAAATCGCGATAGTTTAACTGTTTCGTACCAAACTGGTTGATAGTCGCATTAAACAATGGTAGTAGCAGCTTTTGTTCTTCAGAGAGCTCGTTTGCACTAAGAATGCCGCGGAAATACGTTACACCATTAGTGTCTACTCTACATGTTTGTGTcggaacattttgaacaatcaGCGACTTGACGTCATTTTCCTGATTAGATTTGAGTAGATCGTCAAGCTTAAGACAAGGTAAAACCTCCGTATTTGGGATTGCTTTCTGTGCTTCTGACAATTGAAGTCCTTCGGTATAAATTCTCGCTCGATCATCATTCGTGAGAGTGGCCGTTTTTTctactaaatttttattttctttgtcaCTAAATTTCTTTTCGTAATGCTCATCCGGGGACATGGTCATTGTCAGCCTGTGTCCGTTGTTACGGAAATAATATTCCACCTTCTTTTGCAGGTACTGCGGATCTCtctgtaaattattttttaactgAAGCACCAGCGCGCTTATGTTCAGTGATTTGATCAAATCTCCATTATGATTCCAAAGAGGTGTTAAATTAAATAGCAAGCCCAATCCAAACTTGGTGGACTGATGCTTCATGTGCAGTTCAATGTGATGAAGAACACTTTCAAGATGATTTTTCTCAAAGCCTTTTTCGATGGCTTCATCGATCGTACGATCGAATATTTGCTGTACACGATCGAAGTCATCCACTGCAACGTCTTGCAGACCTACAACGAACATTGTATCTCGGATATTGGGATCGAAGCCGGTTAGCTGATTGTAGCCACCAGATATGTTTGGCTCAATGAGGCTTTTGTAAAAGTATGAATTGGGGCCTTTGATCAACAGTTCGCTTAAAATGTACATCAGAAATGATTCATACACGTTTGTTATGTCCGGCATTAGAAATCCGATGGCAATTTGATTCTGTTTTTCCATCGGTGCTCCCATATTATCATATCGACTTTCGATGTGCGTCTTTTTCGGCGTTTGCCATCGTTTTTGGGATGGAATAATACTGTAACTATAACCCAACAAAATTAACTAAGTTTGCAAAGGAAGAAAAAGAGCCTTACCTGGAGTCGATTTTGTCGAAATCATTTAGATATTGATGGTGCACAAACTCCATAGTTTTATCCAAATTAAAATTGCCGTAGCTAAAAATTCTAGCGTTACTCGGATGATAATATTTACTGTGGAAGTTCACCAAATCTTGGTGTGTCAATTTAGGTATCTCCAGGGGGTCACCACCGGACACGTAACCATAAGTATGGTCCGGTAGAATTGTATTGAAAAACCTTTGTCCAAAGATAGCTGAATTTTCCGAAAAAGCTCCCTTCATCTCATTATATACAACACCTTTAAAAATCAAATCGGATTGTTGGTTGTTCATATCGCAAGGCTCCAACCGCCAGCCTTCCTGTAGAAAGTCCAGGTATTTTAGGTTTGGTCGAAAAACAGCATCCAGGTATATGGACTGCAGATTGCGGTAATCTACTTCGTTCATAGATGAGAATGGATAAAGCGTGTAGTCCGGTCCGGTCATTGCGTTCATAAAAGTAGCCATGCTACGATTCAGCATTTTGAAAAACGGATCGCGCACCGGAAAGCGTTTAGAACCGCAAAGGACACTGTGCTCTAGGATGTGCGGAAGACCAGTGGAATCGAAGGGCGTAGTACGGAAGTTAACTGAAAACACGTTGTTCGGATCATTTCGATCGATATGCAGATATTCCAATCCGGTGCGCTCGTGTTGAAACATATAGGCAGTCATGTTGAAATCCGCAATGTACTGAGATTGTGTACAGATGAATCCATTATAATAGCTACCAGGTTTATATCGATCAGTTGAAATAACAGCCGGATTTACTTTTGGGGCCGATACAGTTGAGTAGTACCGTTTCAGGTTACGATATTGACGGCATGTTATTTGGCGAAGCATTTTTAAAATGTGAGCTGAGTGTTTAAGAAAAAAAAGCCGGTTAAAATAATGCTTATATAATCGTAAAATCAATATCTGCGTACTTTACGATCTATGTTACGCTCAGTAGTGTTTTGGTAAATTTCACAATCCacgtatattttttctcatcagTAATCCGGGTTTCTTGACGAACTTTTCCGCACTTTTGACACAAAACCGACGGTAGTCTAATAAAGGTTACTTTGTAAATTAAATTACAAAGAAAATTTTGCTAGTTTTCGAGAAGTTCTGAAATTTCTAGGACTGAAGATAAGATTTAATAATATTAAATTATGCTGTTTCTGAGTGGAGCCTGTTTAGATGTAAAAAAATAGAGTATCTAAAAAATATGGAGTGAGGTGCGAGAGTGAGTGCATATGACATTTACACCATTTACCACTTTACACCACACCTAAATTCAAAGTAATTGAATGATAGGTGCGGACTGCACAAAACTCAGAGCCATAGGTCCTATTTTCATTAGAAATACTCacagcaaggggtttccagtaaggcgtataagtgcgtagtaatcagagattacttttgtaatcatttacgaattaattaggtaatcaatggtaatcagtaaagtaatcaatgataatcctGAAGtctagtatcgacctgaaaagaaatgggcaaaaagataggccaagaaatgctgaagaaaagattttccgtttgcgatttctttaccagtatgcacctcacaagaaatattgttttactttcagatggcgcagttttacatgccagtgaattgaaacgtcacttttccgtacggaataatatccggcgcaattattaccacaagaaaaaatgacagataactgcttgccttgcagttgtcaaaatttctttggTAAATAcaaggattttttcttgagctattttcttttcagctggatactaggcttaagtaatcattggtaatcatgattaatttatagtaatcgcaaaagattgattactggtaatcagaggtaatcagtaaagtaatcaaaagtaacttttttcaaaggtgcgtagtaaacattgctgttggaaaccccttgactcacagtaagagatacgcggaaactaaagccaacgatttggcatcagtgtacaaaaactgccagcacttgctaCGAAGCAAtatgctgtagcagtgtgacttgattgttttcaacataatccgtttcagttttatttacatCAGTTTTGCATAATAGAGCGATATATCCGTGGATATATCTTTGaacttaatcagtgtaaaatgcattgcaaagctttatacacactgtatccgagtataatattcaaggtgcgtgacaatagcttaagtagatttcataattatttcaatacttgttaatcaaacatttaagcaaacagaATGGGTGTttgattggctcccttttgacaactTTCGCTGCtagattggctcccaagatggctgcttccacgtatctctcacctctgagtatttctaattTTCATTCGTCTTTATCTTTTACATTGAAAATGAACATATTTTTTGCGTTGATATTCAATATTGCGTTTTGTTACTGAAGTTGGATTAATCTAGATATTTTTCGTGAATATACATAGGTATGACGAAAGAAAACAACAACATTGCCGTAGTCGGCCTTTCTCTTTCTTACACACTTTTTATATAGCCAAGTCCGCGGCCAAGTAAGTTCTatatataatcaatatatatagaatgccagtgtcgctgcagtgcgcgtggtaaacatcacacatgttcatataatgtatttacattatatatgcaaatgcgTGTGtgtctgagattcatcaaaaggggaatctcattgtcaaactttgacaaccagtttaaaatttcaattatggctgccaagtaatgtgattggaaacttcgcttgcttcaaatttttgaaaaaatcggtgcaaaagggcgcagttgtggaattctattcatccggatgaaaataaaaagaacgtttaaaaccatttcactggcataaaaatacagcggagaacgcactgatgacagcaccaaacAGCGCACAGATatagaacagataaataacaatgagcaactttgacaacgaagttcccgatgcacagacttgatacagattgttagcatcatgtttaccacaattagtcatatagaaaaacagcgacactggcattctatatatattgattctactggccAAGTCGTACTTTCCAACTACGATGTCCagaaaggtgcaaaatgcgAGATTTTGTCATGAATCTAGCGAATCtattattgccccttttatgactatttagactactgtgataatcgtttaatgcaacataccgcattttacactgttaagcggggtacgctgctgaaaagaaaccagctcaagaaaaaatcttgctatttaccgaagaaattttgacaactcctaTACAAGCAATACctatcattttttcttgtggtaataattgcgccggatattattccgttcagaaaagtgacgttttaattcatttgtgtgtaaaactgcgccatctgaacgtgaaataatatttcttatgaggtgcgtactgcttaagaaatcataaaagaaatcgatttcttgagtaTTTCTTgttctatctttttacccattacttttcagcagcgtatcCCGctttaatctgacactagagtgccTTTTAGTTTAATCAATTTATGAGTTTGACTTTTTTCCTTCTTgtccttctttttcatttcattttcctcaaggggtttccaatgATTACTACACACCTTTGTAAAAAGTTACTTATGATTACTtcactgattacctctgattactacACGCAGAAGAAAAACACATAGTTGAAATTACAATAcctatttttaaaacaaatcaaATGCCGCTGTTTATTCCAATTCAAgcttaatttgaaataaaaaaataaaatgtttaaaacaaaaaattatagataactttaatttttttttcattagaatcaaacataatttaaattgaaaattataaaaaactaatgtttgttttgagtAACAATCTTGTTTTGCTTTGAcatttaaaaatattcaaaacaacTATCTACATCGTTATTTCAATAATAACTCTAATTGACTTGCATACTTTGAATTACACGTGTAATGACGAAATAGCATCAacgaaaacattttcaaatccaaaatggctTCTAGTGAAAATTATCAAATCGACGCGCTCGTGGTTGAGGAGGTACCGGAGGAGGAAGCAGAATTAATCCGGTTGCTAGAGTCATTCGAGCTGTCCCAAAAAACTATTGAATGCTTTCTTGGTAAATTTTGGAtatagttttagttttttttagtaatattttgtattttcagCGAATCAATACAATGTTCAGACGCTGAAGCTCGTCGAACGCCATGAAGTAGAGGAGTTAATCCCATATCCATTTCTCGCAGAAAGGACGAAGTTTATTTACCATCTGAACTGCTGGAGAAAAGAACAGGTAAATCCTAGATTTATTTATTAGCAACGAGAAGCattgaaaaatacaaaatataaataGGGTTATGTTTCAAATGCTCTCGTATTACATTACAGAATCTTCCAACACTAGACAATCAGGCAATCATCCACTACGAAAGTCCAACAAAAGATCTCAGTAACATTTCACGAGATCAGTGCACAGCGACACATTTACTAAATGCATCTGCGAAAGGTCAAGCAATTATTAAACGATTTGCGGAGAATCCCTTCTTAACGAGAAGCGACAAAAAAATTATCACTCATATCGTTATAGACGAGTTTAAGGATCGATTCGGAAGACTTACACCTTTAGAACTACAAGTGCGAGCTACCGAGTTAGGACAGATTTTTCCAAGCGAACCGCAGGTAAAAATATTAATGTGAAACAAATTGTCATCCTCTTCATGTAAAAAATGCTTTATTTTACGTGCTGGGCAAAAAATATTCCGACGCGAATGGTATCTCTCAACTCCCACTCAACAGTATTAATTTAGTTCTGGATTGAATCTATTGAATCAGTAGAAGGATGTAATgtgcaaaagaaaacaaaacattttcacTTGCGCCCTTTTGTTGTTTGAATCTAGAACTCTGTCACTGTGTAATTCgacatttatatttatattatagaATTCGTAAAAGTTCACTCTTATATTCTCAGGATTCTTGGTACCAACCTACGAACAGCAAGGATAGCTGTGGGAATAAAGTGAAATTACGGAAGCAAGCAAAGGGAAGATTGTACGACCGCAacttaaattataaattaagtACCGCTGCATGTACTTCAATGCCGAAGCAGCAGAGTCTGTTGTTGGATTTCGAGTCATCAGCAATATTAGAAACGCAACGTATGTAATGTAAAATTGATTACGTTATGTTTaatcaaaaatttttattttcaacagtCGCAGAATACCGTCAAACAAAAACTTGGCTCGATCATAACCAAGACGAATGGGAAGAGGTGCGCAAAAAGTGGCAACAATTTAGCAAAATACGATTTATAGAGCTGGATAAATTGGAAAATCGGACATGTGCATCTATACTAAAGGAACTACCAACGCTACGAAACCATCAAGGTTATCAGCTGGTAcaattagatttccaaaatcGTTTTCCTGGAAAAGATACGCTTCTCTTTGATCGGTGGACAAAATTTGTTTATGCGGTTCGGCCAATATTAGATGCTGAAGTAAGAGACTCTGAAGGACGATCTCTCCTTGCCCTTTTAGACAGTGACAACATACGTAATGGTAAGACATTAAAAATATTGTGCAATTATCTAAACAATAATTTATTTCTTGTTTTGACAGATGCCCGTGATGCGATCATCGTCTCTCTTTTAGTCCATATTCTGCCAAGTCCAATTCTTACTTTAACAGATAAGATTCGTTGGAAACCCACAATTTTAGAATCGAAAGAAAGCATCTTGGTTTATGTACAAAATCAGCCTTTTTTGGAATCGACACTAGCACGACTGTTCAATGCATGGCGCAGTAAAGGAGTACCTGCAGTGCCTTTAATTGTGGTTTTCGGAGAGGATAAAATTAATCTAACCGGTTTCACCGTTTGGACCAACGCAGTTCCTtataaatttccaaattttttgaAAGCTTTGGACATATGCATAAAATTCTATATGACATACGACATCGATTTCCCACGGCAATCTGTAGCTGCTTGGAAATTACTGAGCGAATGTTTATTCGATTTGTCGCCTAGTTCGGATCAAGCAAATGTGAAGGCGTTACGCTTGGCAATTTGCAGCAAATTCGATTGAAATGAtctcgtgtattcaaaacaattGCTCGTGGCAGACGACATCTCTTCATCGTTTTTACAACCACATTAACAACATGCATAGTAATAATGAACATTACCAGTGTAACATCGACAATTGCACGAGAAGCTACAATATACGAACTTCATTCAATAGACACTTTCGGCAACATTTTACTACTACTAGAGA is part of the Sabethes cyaneus chromosome 2, idSabCyanKW18_F2, whole genome shotgun sequence genome and harbors:
- the LOC128734513 gene encoding presequence protease, mitochondrial gives rise to the protein MLRQITCRQYRNLKRYYSTVSAPKVNPAVISTDRYKPGSYYNGFICTQSQYIADFNMTAYMFQHERTGLEYLHIDRNDPNNVFSVNFRTTPFDSTGLPHILEHSVLCGSKRFPVRDPFFKMLNRSMATFMNAMTGPDYTLYPFSSMNEVDYRNLQSIYLDAVFRPNLKYLDFLQEGWRLEPCDMNNQQSDLIFKGVVYNEMKGAFSENSAIFGQRFFNTILPDHTYGYVSGGDPLEIPKLTHQDLVNFHSKYYHPSNARIFSYGNFNLDKTMEFVHHQYLNDFDKIDSSYSIIPSQKRWQTPKKTHIESRYDNMGAPMEKQNQIAIGFLMPDITNVYESFLMYILSELLIKGPNSYFYKSLIEPNISGGYNQLTGFDPNIRDTMFVVGLQDVAVDDFDRVQQIFDRTIDEAIEKGFEKNHLESVLHHIELHMKHQSTKFGLGLLFNLTPLWNHNGDLIKSLNISALVLQLKNNLQRDPQYLQKKVEYYFRNNGHRLTMTMSPDEHYEKKFSDKENKNLVEKTATLTNDDRARIYTEGLQLSEAQKAIPNTEVLPCLKLDDLLKSNQENDVKSLIVQNVPTQTCRVDTNGVTYFRGILSANELSEEQKLLLPLFNATINQFGTKQLNYRDFDQLINSKTAGIHFSTHLVEDINDNGQYEFGVLFGTYALNENVSEMFNILQQILTEMDLTDVSRFEMLLENYLSELSVGIAQSGHLYAMQNANGLVTESGRLREQLMGIEHISFMKELSKNNSPEKIFEKLRSVADTLFRKSHLRCALNYGLDSETKILAEYNRFISNIPPRLHGKTTFNVSKPLATPANHRHTVMNIPINYCAKSIVTVPYSHSDYAPLKVLAKFLSVKYLLPVVREQNGAYGAGAKVSSDGLFNFFSYRDPNSRGTLDVFDAAHQWAKQSLSNMDEQTLFEAKLGVLQQLDVPIAPIDRGMDLFRHGISEQIFEKHREAVLSVNREQLTEVSNRYLKPSTGKTVGISILGPENEALKRDGEKWSKCSL